The following are encoded in a window of Kogia breviceps isolate mKogBre1 chromosome 12, mKogBre1 haplotype 1, whole genome shotgun sequence genomic DNA:
- the SGSM3 gene encoding small G protein signaling modulator 3 isoform X3, with product MSGSHVPSASGPFSALTPSMWPQEILAKYTQKEEAVEQPDFCYDEFGFRVDKEGADGGPRPGQLLEDPPQRLRWQAHLEFTHNHDVGDLTWDKIAISLPRSEKLRSLVLAGVPHSMRPQLWMRLSGALQKKRNSELSYREIVKDSANDETVAAKQQIEKDLLRTMPSNACFAHVSSVGVPRLRRVLRALAWLYPEIGYCQGTGMVAACLLLFLEEEDAFWMMCTIIEDLLPASYFSTTLLGVQTDQRLLRHLIVQYLPRLDRLLQEHDIELSLITLHWFLTAFASVVHVRLLLRLWDLFFYEGSLVLFQTTLGMLRLKEEELIQSENSASIFNTLSDIPSQMEDADLLLGEAMRLAGSLTDVAVESQRRKHLAYLLADQGQLLGASPTASLSQVVRRRTQRRKSGITSLLFGEDDLEALKAKNIKQTELVADLREAILRVARHFQCTDPKNCSVELSPDYSMESHQRDHENYVACSRGHPRRAKALLDFERHDDDELGFRKNDIITIVSQKDEHCWVGELNGLRGWFPAKFVEVLDERSKEYSIAGDDSVTEGVTDLVRGTLCPALKALFEHGLKKPSLLGGACHPWLFIEEAAGREVERDFDSVYSRLVLCKTYRLDEDGKVLTPEELLYRAVQSVNVTHDAAHAQMDVKLRSLICVGLNEQVLHLWLEVLCSSLPTVEKWYQPWSFLRSPGWVQIKCELRVLCCFAFSLSQDWELPAKREEEKQPLKEGVQDMLVKHHLFSWDIDG from the exons AAGGAAGAAGCAGTGGAGCAACCAGATTTCTGCTATGATGAGTTTGGCTTCCGCGTGGACAAGGAAG GCGCAGACGGCGGCCCCCGCCCAGGCCAGCTGCTGGAGGACCCCCCCCAGAGGCTGCGCTGGCAGGCCCACCTGGAGTTCACCCACAACCACGACgtgggggacctcacctgggacaAGATTGCCATCTCCCTGCCCCGCTCGGAGAAGCTCCGCTCTCTGGTGCTGGCTGGGGTGCCCCACAGCATGAGGCCGCAG CTGTGGATGCGGCTCTCCGGGGCCCTGCAGAAGAAGAGGAACTCCGAGCTGTCCTACCGAGAGATCGTGAAGGACAGCGCCAACGACGAGACCGTTGCTGCCAAGCAG CAGATTGAGAAGGACCTGCTCCGCACCATGCCCAGCAACGCCTGCTTTGCCCACGTGAGCAGCGTGGGCGTACCCCGCCTGCGCAGGGTGCTCCGAGCGCTGGCCTGGCTCTACCCAGAGATCGGCTACTGCCAGGGCACGGGCATG GTGGCTGCCTGCCTCCTGCtgttcctggaggaggaggacgcCTTCTGGATGATGTGCACTATCATTGAGGACCTGCTCCCCGCCTCCTACTTCAGCACCACTCTGCTGGGCGTCCAGACCGACCAGCGGCTCCTGCGCCACCTCATTGTCCAGTACCTGCCTCGGCTGGACAGGCTGCTCCAGGAGCATGACATCG AGCTGTCCCTCATCACACTGCACTGGTTCCTCACGGCCTTCGCCAGCGTGGTGCACGTCAGGCTGCTGCTGCGCCTCTGGGACCTGTTTTTCTACGAGGGCTCCCTGGTGCTGTTCCAGACCACGCTGGGCATGCTGCGCCTCAAG GAGGAGGAGCTGATCCAGTCGGAGAATTCGGCCTCCATCTTCAACACGCTGTCGGACATACCGTCGCAGATGGAGGACGCGGACCTGCTGCTGGGGGAGGCCATGCGGCTGGCGGGCTCCCTCACTGACGTGGCTGTGGAGAGCCAGCGCCGCAAGCACCTGGCCTACCTCCTAGCCGACCAGGGCCAGCTCCTGGGCGCCAGCCCCACCGCCAGCCTCTCTCAG GTTGTCCGCCGCAGGACCCAGCGGAGGAAGTCTGGCATCACGTCGCTGCTCTTCG GGGAGGACGACCTGGAGGCGCTCAAGGCCAAGAACATCAAGCAGACGGAGCTGGTGGCCGACCTCCGGGAAGCCATCCTTCGTGTGGCACGCCACTTCCAGTGCACAGACCCCAAGAACTGCAGTGTG GAGCTGAGCCCAGACTACAGCATGGAGAGCCACCAGAGGGACCACGAGAACTACGTGGCGTGCTCGCGCGGCCACCCACGCCGGGCCAAGGCCCTGCTGGACTTCGAGCGCCACGACGATGACGAGCTGGGCTTCCGCAAGAACGACATCATCACG atcgtCTCTCAGAAGGACGAGCACTGCTGGGTGGGGGAGCTGAACGGCCTGAGAG GCTGGTTTCCAGCAAAGTTCGTGGAAGTCCTGGATGAGCGGAGCAAGGAG TACTCCATCGCGGGGGACGATTCTGTGACAGAGGGGGTCACGGACCTCGTGCGAGGGACCCTCTGCCCGGCCCTGAAGGCCCTGTTTGAGCACGGACTGAAGAAGCCTTCCCTGCTTGGGGGCGCCTGCCACCCCTGGCTGTTCATCGAGGAG GCGGCGGGCCGGGAGGTCGAGAGAGACTTCGACTCGGTGTATTCGCGCCTAGTGCTGTGTAAGACGTACAG ATTGGACGAAGATGGCAAAGTCCTGACCCCAGAGGAGCTGCTCTACCGG GCTGTGCAGTCCGTTAATGTGACCCATGACGCTGCACACGCACAAATGGACGTCAAGCTCCGCTCCCTCATCTGCGTGGGGCTCAA TGAGCAGGTCCTGCACCTGTGGCTGGAGGTGCTCTGCTCCAGCCTGCCCACCGTGGAGAAGTGGTACCAGCCCTGGTCCTTCCTGCGCAGCCCCGGCTGGGTCCAGATCAAGTGCGAGCTGCG GGTCCTCTGCTGCTTCGCCTTTAGCCTCTCCCAAGACTGGGAACTTCCTGCAAAGAGAGAG GAGGAGAAGCAGCCCCTGAAGGAGGGCGTCCAGGACATGCTGGTGAAGCACCACCTTTTCAGCTGGGACATAGACGGGTGA
- the SGSM3 gene encoding small G protein signaling modulator 3 isoform X4 yields MSGSHVPSASGPFSALTPSMWPQEILAKYTQKEEAVEQPDFCYDEFGFRVDKEGADGGPRPGQLLEDPPQRLRWQAHLEFTHNHDVGDLTWDKIAISLPRSEKLRSLVLAGVPHSMRPQLWMRLSGALQKKRNSELSYREIVKDSANDETVAAKQIEKDLLRTMPSNACFAHVSSVGVPRLRRVLRALAWLYPEIGYCQGTGMVAACLLLFLEEEDAFWMMCTIIEDLLPASYFSTTLLGVQTDQRLLRHLIVQYLPRLDRLLQEHDIELSLITLHWFLTAFASVVHVRLLLRLWDLFFYEGSLVLFQTTLGMLRLKEEELIQSENSASIFNTLSDIPSQMEDADLLLGEAMRLAGSLTDVAVESQRRKHLAYLLADQGQLLGASPTASLSQVVRRRTQRRKSGITSLLFGEDDLEALKAKNIKQTELVADLREAILRVARHFQCTDPKNCSVELSPDYSMESHQRDHENYVACSRGHPRRAKALLDFERHDDDELGFRKNDIITIVSQKDEHCWVGELNGLRGWFPAKFVEVLDERSKEYSIAGDDSVTEGVTDLVRGTLCPALKALFEHGLKKPSLLGGACHPWLFIEEAAGREVERDFDSVYSRLVLCKTYRLDEDGKVLTPEELLYRAVQSVNVTHDAAHAQMDVKLRSLICVGLNEQVLHLWLEVLCSSLPTVEKWYQPWSFLRSPGWVQIKCELRVLCCFAFSLSQDWELPAKREEEKQPLKEGVQDMLVKHHLFSWDIDG; encoded by the exons AAGGAAGAAGCAGTGGAGCAACCAGATTTCTGCTATGATGAGTTTGGCTTCCGCGTGGACAAGGAAG GCGCAGACGGCGGCCCCCGCCCAGGCCAGCTGCTGGAGGACCCCCCCCAGAGGCTGCGCTGGCAGGCCCACCTGGAGTTCACCCACAACCACGACgtgggggacctcacctgggacaAGATTGCCATCTCCCTGCCCCGCTCGGAGAAGCTCCGCTCTCTGGTGCTGGCTGGGGTGCCCCACAGCATGAGGCCGCAG CTGTGGATGCGGCTCTCCGGGGCCCTGCAGAAGAAGAGGAACTCCGAGCTGTCCTACCGAGAGATCGTGAAGGACAGCGCCAACGACGAGACCGTTGCTGCCAAGCAG ATTGAGAAGGACCTGCTCCGCACCATGCCCAGCAACGCCTGCTTTGCCCACGTGAGCAGCGTGGGCGTACCCCGCCTGCGCAGGGTGCTCCGAGCGCTGGCCTGGCTCTACCCAGAGATCGGCTACTGCCAGGGCACGGGCATG GTGGCTGCCTGCCTCCTGCtgttcctggaggaggaggacgcCTTCTGGATGATGTGCACTATCATTGAGGACCTGCTCCCCGCCTCCTACTTCAGCACCACTCTGCTGGGCGTCCAGACCGACCAGCGGCTCCTGCGCCACCTCATTGTCCAGTACCTGCCTCGGCTGGACAGGCTGCTCCAGGAGCATGACATCG AGCTGTCCCTCATCACACTGCACTGGTTCCTCACGGCCTTCGCCAGCGTGGTGCACGTCAGGCTGCTGCTGCGCCTCTGGGACCTGTTTTTCTACGAGGGCTCCCTGGTGCTGTTCCAGACCACGCTGGGCATGCTGCGCCTCAAG GAGGAGGAGCTGATCCAGTCGGAGAATTCGGCCTCCATCTTCAACACGCTGTCGGACATACCGTCGCAGATGGAGGACGCGGACCTGCTGCTGGGGGAGGCCATGCGGCTGGCGGGCTCCCTCACTGACGTGGCTGTGGAGAGCCAGCGCCGCAAGCACCTGGCCTACCTCCTAGCCGACCAGGGCCAGCTCCTGGGCGCCAGCCCCACCGCCAGCCTCTCTCAG GTTGTCCGCCGCAGGACCCAGCGGAGGAAGTCTGGCATCACGTCGCTGCTCTTCG GGGAGGACGACCTGGAGGCGCTCAAGGCCAAGAACATCAAGCAGACGGAGCTGGTGGCCGACCTCCGGGAAGCCATCCTTCGTGTGGCACGCCACTTCCAGTGCACAGACCCCAAGAACTGCAGTGTG GAGCTGAGCCCAGACTACAGCATGGAGAGCCACCAGAGGGACCACGAGAACTACGTGGCGTGCTCGCGCGGCCACCCACGCCGGGCCAAGGCCCTGCTGGACTTCGAGCGCCACGACGATGACGAGCTGGGCTTCCGCAAGAACGACATCATCACG atcgtCTCTCAGAAGGACGAGCACTGCTGGGTGGGGGAGCTGAACGGCCTGAGAG GCTGGTTTCCAGCAAAGTTCGTGGAAGTCCTGGATGAGCGGAGCAAGGAG TACTCCATCGCGGGGGACGATTCTGTGACAGAGGGGGTCACGGACCTCGTGCGAGGGACCCTCTGCCCGGCCCTGAAGGCCCTGTTTGAGCACGGACTGAAGAAGCCTTCCCTGCTTGGGGGCGCCTGCCACCCCTGGCTGTTCATCGAGGAG GCGGCGGGCCGGGAGGTCGAGAGAGACTTCGACTCGGTGTATTCGCGCCTAGTGCTGTGTAAGACGTACAG ATTGGACGAAGATGGCAAAGTCCTGACCCCAGAGGAGCTGCTCTACCGG GCTGTGCAGTCCGTTAATGTGACCCATGACGCTGCACACGCACAAATGGACGTCAAGCTCCGCTCCCTCATCTGCGTGGGGCTCAA TGAGCAGGTCCTGCACCTGTGGCTGGAGGTGCTCTGCTCCAGCCTGCCCACCGTGGAGAAGTGGTACCAGCCCTGGTCCTTCCTGCGCAGCCCCGGCTGGGTCCAGATCAAGTGCGAGCTGCG GGTCCTCTGCTGCTTCGCCTTTAGCCTCTCCCAAGACTGGGAACTTCCTGCAAAGAGAGAG GAGGAGAAGCAGCCCCTGAAGGAGGGCGTCCAGGACATGCTGGTGAAGCACCACCTTTTCAGCTGGGACATAGACGGGTGA
- the SGSM3 gene encoding small G protein signaling modulator 3 isoform X7: protein MSGSHVPSASGPFSALTPSMWPQEILAKYTQKEEAVEQPDFCYDEFGFRVDKEGADGGPRPGQLLEDPPQRLRWQAHLEFTHNHDVGDLTWDKIAISLPRSEKLRSLVLAGVPHSMRPQLWMRLSGALQKKRNSELSYREIVKDSANDETVAAKQIEKDLLRTMPSNACFAHVSSVGVPRLRRVLRALAWLYPEIGYCQGTGMVAACLLLFLEEEDAFWMMCTIIEDLLPASYFSTTLLGVQTDQRLLRHLIVQYLPRLDRLLQEHDIELSLITLHWFLTAFASVVHVRLLLRLWDLFFYEGSLVLFQTTLGMLRLKEEELIQSENSASIFNTLSDIPSQMEDADLLLGEAMRLAGSLTDVAVESQRRKHLAYLLADQGQLLGASPTASLSQVVRRRTQRRKSGITSLLFGEDDLEALKAKNIKQTELVADLREAILRVARHFQCTDPKNCSVELSPDYSMESHQRDHENYVACSRGHPRRAKALLDFERHDDDELGFRKNDIITIVSQKDEHCWVGELNGLRGWFPAKFVEVLDERSKEYSIAGDDSVTEGVTDLVRGTLCPALKALFEHGLKKPSLLGGACHPWLFIEEAAGREVERDFDSVYSRLVLCKTYRLDEDGKVLTPEELLYRAVQSVNVTHDAAHAQMDVKLRSLICVGLKTLCLEPPPTPPCLWPVSRSCTCGWRCSAPACPPWRSGTSPGPSCAAPAGSRSSASCGSSAASPLASPKTGNFLQRERRRSSP, encoded by the exons AAGGAAGAAGCAGTGGAGCAACCAGATTTCTGCTATGATGAGTTTGGCTTCCGCGTGGACAAGGAAG GCGCAGACGGCGGCCCCCGCCCAGGCCAGCTGCTGGAGGACCCCCCCCAGAGGCTGCGCTGGCAGGCCCACCTGGAGTTCACCCACAACCACGACgtgggggacctcacctgggacaAGATTGCCATCTCCCTGCCCCGCTCGGAGAAGCTCCGCTCTCTGGTGCTGGCTGGGGTGCCCCACAGCATGAGGCCGCAG CTGTGGATGCGGCTCTCCGGGGCCCTGCAGAAGAAGAGGAACTCCGAGCTGTCCTACCGAGAGATCGTGAAGGACAGCGCCAACGACGAGACCGTTGCTGCCAAGCAG ATTGAGAAGGACCTGCTCCGCACCATGCCCAGCAACGCCTGCTTTGCCCACGTGAGCAGCGTGGGCGTACCCCGCCTGCGCAGGGTGCTCCGAGCGCTGGCCTGGCTCTACCCAGAGATCGGCTACTGCCAGGGCACGGGCATG GTGGCTGCCTGCCTCCTGCtgttcctggaggaggaggacgcCTTCTGGATGATGTGCACTATCATTGAGGACCTGCTCCCCGCCTCCTACTTCAGCACCACTCTGCTGGGCGTCCAGACCGACCAGCGGCTCCTGCGCCACCTCATTGTCCAGTACCTGCCTCGGCTGGACAGGCTGCTCCAGGAGCATGACATCG AGCTGTCCCTCATCACACTGCACTGGTTCCTCACGGCCTTCGCCAGCGTGGTGCACGTCAGGCTGCTGCTGCGCCTCTGGGACCTGTTTTTCTACGAGGGCTCCCTGGTGCTGTTCCAGACCACGCTGGGCATGCTGCGCCTCAAG GAGGAGGAGCTGATCCAGTCGGAGAATTCGGCCTCCATCTTCAACACGCTGTCGGACATACCGTCGCAGATGGAGGACGCGGACCTGCTGCTGGGGGAGGCCATGCGGCTGGCGGGCTCCCTCACTGACGTGGCTGTGGAGAGCCAGCGCCGCAAGCACCTGGCCTACCTCCTAGCCGACCAGGGCCAGCTCCTGGGCGCCAGCCCCACCGCCAGCCTCTCTCAG GTTGTCCGCCGCAGGACCCAGCGGAGGAAGTCTGGCATCACGTCGCTGCTCTTCG GGGAGGACGACCTGGAGGCGCTCAAGGCCAAGAACATCAAGCAGACGGAGCTGGTGGCCGACCTCCGGGAAGCCATCCTTCGTGTGGCACGCCACTTCCAGTGCACAGACCCCAAGAACTGCAGTGTG GAGCTGAGCCCAGACTACAGCATGGAGAGCCACCAGAGGGACCACGAGAACTACGTGGCGTGCTCGCGCGGCCACCCACGCCGGGCCAAGGCCCTGCTGGACTTCGAGCGCCACGACGATGACGAGCTGGGCTTCCGCAAGAACGACATCATCACG atcgtCTCTCAGAAGGACGAGCACTGCTGGGTGGGGGAGCTGAACGGCCTGAGAG GCTGGTTTCCAGCAAAGTTCGTGGAAGTCCTGGATGAGCGGAGCAAGGAG TACTCCATCGCGGGGGACGATTCTGTGACAGAGGGGGTCACGGACCTCGTGCGAGGGACCCTCTGCCCGGCCCTGAAGGCCCTGTTTGAGCACGGACTGAAGAAGCCTTCCCTGCTTGGGGGCGCCTGCCACCCCTGGCTGTTCATCGAGGAG GCGGCGGGCCGGGAGGTCGAGAGAGACTTCGACTCGGTGTATTCGCGCCTAGTGCTGTGTAAGACGTACAG ATTGGACGAAGATGGCAAAGTCCTGACCCCAGAGGAGCTGCTCTACCGG GCTGTGCAGTCCGTTAATGTGACCCATGACGCTGCACACGCACAAATGGACGTCAAGCTCCGCTCCCTCATCTGCGTGGGGCTCAA GACCCTCTGCCTGGAGCCGCCCCCGACCCCGCCCTGCCTGTGGCCAGTGAGCAGGTCCTGCACCTGTGGCTGGAGGTGCTCTGCTCCAGCCTGCCCACCGTGGAGAAGTGGTACCAGCCCTGGTCCTTCCTGCGCAGCCCCGGCTGGGTCCAGATCAAGTGCGAGCTGCG GGTCCTCTGCTGCTTCGCCTTTAGCCTCTCCCAAGACTGGGAACTTCCTGCAAAGAGAGAG GAGGAGAAGCAGCCCCTGA
- the SGSM3 gene encoding small G protein signaling modulator 3 isoform X9, with product MSGSHVPSASGPFSALTPSMWPQEILAKYTQKEEAVEQPDFCYDEFGFRVDKEGADGGPRPGQLLEDPPQRLRWQAHLEFTHNHDVGDLTWDKIAISLPRSEKLRSLVLAGVPHSMRPQLWMRLSGALQKKRNSELSYREIVKDSANDETVAAKQVAACLLLFLEEEDAFWMMCTIIEDLLPASYFSTTLLGVQTDQRLLRHLIVQYLPRLDRLLQEHDIELSLITLHWFLTAFASVVHVRLLLRLWDLFFYEGSLVLFQTTLGMLRLKEEELIQSENSASIFNTLSDIPSQMEDADLLLGEAMRLAGSLTDVAVESQRRKHLAYLLADQGQLLGASPTASLSQVVRRRTQRRKSGITSLLFGEDDLEALKAKNIKQTELVADLREAILRVARHFQCTDPKNCSVELSPDYSMESHQRDHENYVACSRGHPRRAKALLDFERHDDDELGFRKNDIITIVSQKDEHCWVGELNGLRGWFPAKFVEVLDERSKEYSIAGDDSVTEGVTDLVRGTLCPALKALFEHGLKKPSLLGGACHPWLFIEEAAGREVERDFDSVYSRLVLCKTYRLDEDGKVLTPEELLYRAVQSVNVTHDAAHAQMDVKLRSLICVGLNEQVLHLWLEVLCSSLPTVEKWYQPWSFLRSPGWVQIKCELRVLCCFAFSLSQDWELPAKREEEKQPLKEGVQDMLVKHHLFSWDIDG from the exons AAGGAAGAAGCAGTGGAGCAACCAGATTTCTGCTATGATGAGTTTGGCTTCCGCGTGGACAAGGAAG GCGCAGACGGCGGCCCCCGCCCAGGCCAGCTGCTGGAGGACCCCCCCCAGAGGCTGCGCTGGCAGGCCCACCTGGAGTTCACCCACAACCACGACgtgggggacctcacctgggacaAGATTGCCATCTCCCTGCCCCGCTCGGAGAAGCTCCGCTCTCTGGTGCTGGCTGGGGTGCCCCACAGCATGAGGCCGCAG CTGTGGATGCGGCTCTCCGGGGCCCTGCAGAAGAAGAGGAACTCCGAGCTGTCCTACCGAGAGATCGTGAAGGACAGCGCCAACGACGAGACCGTTGCTGCCAAGCAG GTGGCTGCCTGCCTCCTGCtgttcctggaggaggaggacgcCTTCTGGATGATGTGCACTATCATTGAGGACCTGCTCCCCGCCTCCTACTTCAGCACCACTCTGCTGGGCGTCCAGACCGACCAGCGGCTCCTGCGCCACCTCATTGTCCAGTACCTGCCTCGGCTGGACAGGCTGCTCCAGGAGCATGACATCG AGCTGTCCCTCATCACACTGCACTGGTTCCTCACGGCCTTCGCCAGCGTGGTGCACGTCAGGCTGCTGCTGCGCCTCTGGGACCTGTTTTTCTACGAGGGCTCCCTGGTGCTGTTCCAGACCACGCTGGGCATGCTGCGCCTCAAG GAGGAGGAGCTGATCCAGTCGGAGAATTCGGCCTCCATCTTCAACACGCTGTCGGACATACCGTCGCAGATGGAGGACGCGGACCTGCTGCTGGGGGAGGCCATGCGGCTGGCGGGCTCCCTCACTGACGTGGCTGTGGAGAGCCAGCGCCGCAAGCACCTGGCCTACCTCCTAGCCGACCAGGGCCAGCTCCTGGGCGCCAGCCCCACCGCCAGCCTCTCTCAG GTTGTCCGCCGCAGGACCCAGCGGAGGAAGTCTGGCATCACGTCGCTGCTCTTCG GGGAGGACGACCTGGAGGCGCTCAAGGCCAAGAACATCAAGCAGACGGAGCTGGTGGCCGACCTCCGGGAAGCCATCCTTCGTGTGGCACGCCACTTCCAGTGCACAGACCCCAAGAACTGCAGTGTG GAGCTGAGCCCAGACTACAGCATGGAGAGCCACCAGAGGGACCACGAGAACTACGTGGCGTGCTCGCGCGGCCACCCACGCCGGGCCAAGGCCCTGCTGGACTTCGAGCGCCACGACGATGACGAGCTGGGCTTCCGCAAGAACGACATCATCACG atcgtCTCTCAGAAGGACGAGCACTGCTGGGTGGGGGAGCTGAACGGCCTGAGAG GCTGGTTTCCAGCAAAGTTCGTGGAAGTCCTGGATGAGCGGAGCAAGGAG TACTCCATCGCGGGGGACGATTCTGTGACAGAGGGGGTCACGGACCTCGTGCGAGGGACCCTCTGCCCGGCCCTGAAGGCCCTGTTTGAGCACGGACTGAAGAAGCCTTCCCTGCTTGGGGGCGCCTGCCACCCCTGGCTGTTCATCGAGGAG GCGGCGGGCCGGGAGGTCGAGAGAGACTTCGACTCGGTGTATTCGCGCCTAGTGCTGTGTAAGACGTACAG ATTGGACGAAGATGGCAAAGTCCTGACCCCAGAGGAGCTGCTCTACCGG GCTGTGCAGTCCGTTAATGTGACCCATGACGCTGCACACGCACAAATGGACGTCAAGCTCCGCTCCCTCATCTGCGTGGGGCTCAA TGAGCAGGTCCTGCACCTGTGGCTGGAGGTGCTCTGCTCCAGCCTGCCCACCGTGGAGAAGTGGTACCAGCCCTGGTCCTTCCTGCGCAGCCCCGGCTGGGTCCAGATCAAGTGCGAGCTGCG GGTCCTCTGCTGCTTCGCCTTTAGCCTCTCCCAAGACTGGGAACTTCCTGCAAAGAGAGAG GAGGAGAAGCAGCCCCTGAAGGAGGGCGTCCAGGACATGCTGGTGAAGCACCACCTTTTCAGCTGGGACATAGACGGGTGA
- the SGSM3 gene encoding small G protein signaling modulator 3 isoform X10 has protein sequence MRPQLWMRLSGALQKKRNSELSYREIVKDSANDETVAAKQQIEKDLLRTMPSNACFAHVSSVGVPRLRRVLRALAWLYPEIGYCQGTGMVAACLLLFLEEEDAFWMMCTIIEDLLPASYFSTTLLGVQTDQRLLRHLIVQYLPRLDRLLQEHDIELSLITLHWFLTAFASVVHVRLLLRLWDLFFYEGSLVLFQTTLGMLRLKEEELIQSENSASIFNTLSDIPSQMEDADLLLGEAMRLAGSLTDVAVESQRRKHLAYLLADQGQLLGASPTASLSQVVRRRTQRRKSGITSLLFGEDDLEALKAKNIKQTELVADLREAILRVARHFQCTDPKNCSVQELSPDYSMESHQRDHENYVACSRGHPRRAKALLDFERHDDDELGFRKNDIITIVSQKDEHCWVGELNGLRGWFPAKFVEVLDERSKEYSIAGDDSVTEGVTDLVRGTLCPALKALFEHGLKKPSLLGGACHPWLFIEEAAGREVERDFDSVYSRLVLCKTYRLDEDGKVLTPEELLYRAVQSVNVTHDAAHAQMDVKLRSLICVGLNEQVLHLWLEVLCSSLPTVEKWYQPWSFLRSPGWVQIKCELRVLCCFAFSLSQDWELPAKREEEKQPLKEGVQDMLVKHHLFSWDIDG, from the exons ATGAGGCCGCAG CTGTGGATGCGGCTCTCCGGGGCCCTGCAGAAGAAGAGGAACTCCGAGCTGTCCTACCGAGAGATCGTGAAGGACAGCGCCAACGACGAGACCGTTGCTGCCAAGCAG CAGATTGAGAAGGACCTGCTCCGCACCATGCCCAGCAACGCCTGCTTTGCCCACGTGAGCAGCGTGGGCGTACCCCGCCTGCGCAGGGTGCTCCGAGCGCTGGCCTGGCTCTACCCAGAGATCGGCTACTGCCAGGGCACGGGCATG GTGGCTGCCTGCCTCCTGCtgttcctggaggaggaggacgcCTTCTGGATGATGTGCACTATCATTGAGGACCTGCTCCCCGCCTCCTACTTCAGCACCACTCTGCTGGGCGTCCAGACCGACCAGCGGCTCCTGCGCCACCTCATTGTCCAGTACCTGCCTCGGCTGGACAGGCTGCTCCAGGAGCATGACATCG AGCTGTCCCTCATCACACTGCACTGGTTCCTCACGGCCTTCGCCAGCGTGGTGCACGTCAGGCTGCTGCTGCGCCTCTGGGACCTGTTTTTCTACGAGGGCTCCCTGGTGCTGTTCCAGACCACGCTGGGCATGCTGCGCCTCAAG GAGGAGGAGCTGATCCAGTCGGAGAATTCGGCCTCCATCTTCAACACGCTGTCGGACATACCGTCGCAGATGGAGGACGCGGACCTGCTGCTGGGGGAGGCCATGCGGCTGGCGGGCTCCCTCACTGACGTGGCTGTGGAGAGCCAGCGCCGCAAGCACCTGGCCTACCTCCTAGCCGACCAGGGCCAGCTCCTGGGCGCCAGCCCCACCGCCAGCCTCTCTCAG GTTGTCCGCCGCAGGACCCAGCGGAGGAAGTCTGGCATCACGTCGCTGCTCTTCG GGGAGGACGACCTGGAGGCGCTCAAGGCCAAGAACATCAAGCAGACGGAGCTGGTGGCCGACCTCCGGGAAGCCATCCTTCGTGTGGCACGCCACTTCCAGTGCACAGACCCCAAGAACTGCAGTGTG CAGGAGCTGAGCCCAGACTACAGCATGGAGAGCCACCAGAGGGACCACGAGAACTACGTGGCGTGCTCGCGCGGCCACCCACGCCGGGCCAAGGCCCTGCTGGACTTCGAGCGCCACGACGATGACGAGCTGGGCTTCCGCAAGAACGACATCATCACG atcgtCTCTCAGAAGGACGAGCACTGCTGGGTGGGGGAGCTGAACGGCCTGAGAG GCTGGTTTCCAGCAAAGTTCGTGGAAGTCCTGGATGAGCGGAGCAAGGAG TACTCCATCGCGGGGGACGATTCTGTGACAGAGGGGGTCACGGACCTCGTGCGAGGGACCCTCTGCCCGGCCCTGAAGGCCCTGTTTGAGCACGGACTGAAGAAGCCTTCCCTGCTTGGGGGCGCCTGCCACCCCTGGCTGTTCATCGAGGAG GCGGCGGGCCGGGAGGTCGAGAGAGACTTCGACTCGGTGTATTCGCGCCTAGTGCTGTGTAAGACGTACAG ATTGGACGAAGATGGCAAAGTCCTGACCCCAGAGGAGCTGCTCTACCGG GCTGTGCAGTCCGTTAATGTGACCCATGACGCTGCACACGCACAAATGGACGTCAAGCTCCGCTCCCTCATCTGCGTGGGGCTCAA TGAGCAGGTCCTGCACCTGTGGCTGGAGGTGCTCTGCTCCAGCCTGCCCACCGTGGAGAAGTGGTACCAGCCCTGGTCCTTCCTGCGCAGCCCCGGCTGGGTCCAGATCAAGTGCGAGCTGCG GGTCCTCTGCTGCTTCGCCTTTAGCCTCTCCCAAGACTGGGAACTTCCTGCAAAGAGAGAG GAGGAGAAGCAGCCCCTGAAGGAGGGCGTCCAGGACATGCTGGTGAAGCACCACCTTTTCAGCTGGGACATAGACGGGTGA